In Acaryochloris marina S15, a single genomic region encodes these proteins:
- a CDS encoding caspase family protein yields MSPVSVNTSRSTRALESGETKLWVVLVGVNHYADAQLSNLAYPALDCQGLGDALATATEAFPQKSIVLHHDHPQAPSNSSPDLASVRTSLQQIIDQAKPQDTILVYFSGHGVVDQPTQQTFLCLANTQKEQLLQTGLPVQELLATLADSAAHQQLVWLDACHSGGMSMRLGSKDETPEILPNPTPQLMALLRQRAAQSKGFYALLSCDQNQQSWEFPELEHGVFTYYLIQGLLGEAADDDGVIEADTLYKYVYYQTLRYIDKVNQQLRLINQQKRGRGETQLDAEYPQQTPKRIVEGVGELVLGLQPELPVHAYPRQALMVAGLADNPTALALGKVLRGTGAFELTYFPKAEQTWQEVREAIQSCLQVAEAQAVAPTTVTTALLYLRGKTEQTETGEANLVLPEGVAISRSWLRQMLKRSPLAQQVVILDCPGATDLLDWIEDLQTHYQGQCLLAAAAPADQPDQFAEKLNQTLTQANPQDGMPVASWIAQLQIQLAGSDMQLHTWLSGVQGVIEVLPGGMGARSTTSDFDLGICPYMGLRAFGTDDAPFFFGRDVLIQQLIEAVREQSFLAVVGASGSGKSSVVQAGLMAQLQQGQHIPGSDQWWMRSLRPGAKPVQVLVERLIESGTAKEQQYQRLQLEGMLYQGTEGFVYWLRSQPQSTIVLVIDQFEELFTLAAPEDRQQFLDLIFGAIDHAGDRFKLIITLRSDFIAPCLEYPVLAQRLPESNILVPPALTTGSYRHVILNPAEQVGLAVDPELVAVLLEELSNLAGDLPLLEFVLEQLWEQRQPGALTLAIYQQQIGGLKGALERKAQDIYDGFDAEGQACAQWIFLALTQLGDGTEDTRRRIKKSDLVVPKYPAELVERTLKTLTDAKLVIVSLEQDLSPAQTLSSKGNDASEPSEPEDWLEWIKQDVTVEVVHEILIRHWSTLRWWLEENRVRLQTQRQIEQAAENWQQSQQSPDFLLRGVRLDAAAELYVKYTDELSAEVQAFVQAGLSAQEQEQKQAKQQLRQAQVAVGVISLLGAAATGLAGMAFLQRQQTQLSEIRALNALSESQLRSHQQLEALLTSTQAARQFQGLWGWGIDGNTLGAIRTQTALTLGDAIAKTQERNRLEGHTQRVTSVSISSSGQWIASGSDDQTVRIWQANGKRLHTLEIGEKVNDVAFSPDDQSIAVITTQGTVQRWSPKTGKQLASFTAASHGTGLAFHPQGNQLATAGRESVIKLWEASTGKPVKTLSGHQGWVNAVAFNPTGNILVSASEDKTVRIWDVAQGQTLRTLPQQTTAVTDIAISSDGQTIASSTEDGTIQLWTLTGKRLRTFQTENVVVTSVAFSPDGNTLVSTHADHSLRLWQVETGKPLSVLQGHGAATLDAAFHPNGKTLVSASVDKQVRVWATPSIFEAVSIILAMAVSPDQQTLAIASLDGKIQLWRSDPQVGKLPFKSFNGDLKPVYALRFSADSQQLVSGHDKAIRVWDIHEGTVQRTLSGHRGKINSLDFSPNGKTLVSGSDDQTIRLWDAATGKTVKTIQAHDGPVTSVDFGPRYLASGSDDETVKLWQLDGTPVKTLTGHGLAIAQVQFNSAGDILASASWDNTIKLWQDKTLVQTLTGHQNGVMSLAFLPNQPILISGSPDQSVKVWQVDQGTLLKTLDRLGPVTRVNVKDKQIWVGTGATLQKANIDLDVLLEKGCRHLSSYLTTTANLLPSQRQCSE; encoded by the coding sequence ATGTCACCAGTTAGTGTTAACACGAGTCGATCCACCCGAGCTTTAGAATCGGGAGAAACCAAGCTATGGGTCGTGTTGGTGGGGGTCAATCATTATGCTGATGCACAACTGTCAAATCTGGCCTATCCGGCTTTAGATTGCCAGGGGTTGGGAGATGCCCTTGCGACTGCGACTGAGGCATTTCCGCAAAAATCCATTGTCTTGCATCACGATCATCCGCAAGCACCAAGCAACTCATCACCAGACTTAGCGAGCGTTCGCACCAGTCTGCAGCAGATTATCGATCAGGCCAAACCTCAAGACACCATTCTTGTTTATTTCTCAGGACATGGCGTCGTTGATCAGCCGACGCAGCAGACCTTTTTATGCCTAGCCAATACCCAAAAAGAACAGCTACTGCAGACGGGGCTTCCTGTGCAGGAACTGCTGGCCACCTTGGCGGATAGCGCAGCTCATCAGCAATTGGTATGGCTGGATGCTTGCCATAGCGGCGGTATGAGTATGCGGTTGGGGAGTAAAGATGAAACCCCAGAAATATTGCCCAATCCTACCCCCCAATTGATGGCTCTGCTGCGGCAGCGGGCGGCCCAGAGCAAGGGGTTTTATGCCCTGCTGTCTTGCGATCAAAACCAACAGTCTTGGGAGTTCCCAGAGCTAGAACATGGGGTGTTTACCTATTACCTGATTCAGGGACTGTTAGGAGAAGCTGCAGATGACGACGGAGTGATTGAAGCCGATACCCTCTACAAGTACGTCTACTACCAAACCCTGCGCTATATCGATAAGGTTAATCAGCAGCTCCGCCTGATTAATCAGCAAAAGCGAGGGCGAGGTGAAACCCAGCTCGATGCCGAATATCCCCAACAAACACCGAAGCGGATTGTGGAAGGGGTAGGGGAATTGGTGTTGGGCCTGCAGCCAGAGTTGCCCGTCCATGCCTATCCTCGACAGGCCCTAATGGTGGCGGGATTAGCGGATAATCCCACGGCTTTGGCGTTAGGAAAAGTATTACGAGGTACAGGAGCCTTTGAGCTCACCTATTTCCCCAAAGCCGAACAAACATGGCAGGAGGTACGAGAGGCGATTCAGAGCTGTCTACAGGTGGCAGAGGCTCAGGCTGTTGCTCCGACTACGGTAACGACCGCACTCCTCTACTTGCGCGGCAAAACGGAGCAAACGGAAACGGGCGAAGCCAATCTGGTCTTGCCAGAAGGGGTAGCAATCAGTCGATCTTGGTTGCGGCAGATGCTCAAACGTTCGCCTCTAGCCCAACAAGTCGTGATTTTGGATTGTCCAGGAGCTACAGATCTTCTGGATTGGATTGAAGATCTGCAGACTCATTACCAGGGGCAATGTTTGTTAGCCGCAGCGGCTCCAGCAGATCAGCCAGACCAGTTTGCAGAGAAGTTGAACCAGACGCTGACCCAGGCCAATCCCCAGGACGGGATGCCAGTTGCAAGCTGGATCGCCCAGTTGCAGATTCAACTAGCGGGGAGTGACATGCAGTTGCATACCTGGCTATCGGGGGTGCAAGGAGTAATTGAGGTTTTGCCTGGCGGCATGGGGGCGCGCAGCACCACATCCGATTTTGATTTAGGGATTTGTCCCTATATGGGCCTGCGAGCCTTTGGAACCGATGATGCACCATTTTTCTTTGGGCGAGATGTCTTAATTCAGCAACTGATTGAGGCGGTGCGAGAGCAGTCTTTTCTGGCTGTTGTGGGAGCTTCGGGGAGCGGTAAATCCTCAGTGGTGCAGGCGGGGTTGATGGCCCAACTCCAGCAGGGACAGCATATTCCTGGCAGCGACCAATGGTGGATGCGGAGCTTGCGGCCAGGGGCCAAACCAGTACAAGTATTAGTGGAACGGTTAATCGAAAGTGGGACCGCCAAAGAACAGCAGTATCAGCGGCTGCAGCTGGAAGGGATGCTCTATCAGGGCACTGAAGGGTTTGTCTACTGGTTGCGATCGCAACCTCAATCCACCATCGTCCTGGTTATCGATCAGTTCGAGGAATTATTTACCCTCGCGGCTCCTGAAGATCGTCAGCAATTCTTGGACCTAATTTTTGGAGCTATAGATCATGCAGGTGATCGCTTCAAGCTGATCATCACCCTGCGCAGCGATTTTATTGCGCCTTGTCTGGAATATCCAGTCTTAGCTCAGCGGTTGCCTGAGTCGAATATTCTGGTGCCTCCTGCCCTGACGACGGGCAGTTATCGCCACGTCATTCTGAATCCAGCGGAGCAGGTGGGACTAGCGGTGGACCCGGAACTCGTAGCGGTATTGCTGGAAGAACTCAGCAATCTAGCGGGTGATTTACCGCTGCTGGAGTTTGTCCTAGAACAGCTTTGGGAACAGCGGCAGCCTGGTGCCTTGACCCTGGCCATTTATCAACAGCAAATCGGTGGCCTAAAAGGCGCTTTAGAACGGAAAGCCCAAGACATTTACGATGGTTTTGATGCGGAGGGTCAAGCCTGTGCCCAGTGGATTTTCCTGGCTTTGACTCAATTGGGAGATGGAACGGAAGATACCCGCCGCCGAATCAAGAAGTCTGATTTAGTCGTGCCTAAATATCCGGCTGAATTAGTAGAGCGAACGCTCAAGACGCTGACGGATGCCAAATTAGTGATTGTTAGTTTGGAGCAGGATCTTTCTCCAGCCCAGACCTTAAGCAGTAAAGGCAATGATGCATCCGAACCCTCTGAACCCGAGGATTGGCTGGAATGGATCAAGCAGGATGTGACTGTGGAAGTGGTCCATGAAATTTTGATTCGCCATTGGTCCACCTTGCGCTGGTGGCTAGAAGAAAACCGGGTTCGGCTACAAACGCAGCGTCAAATTGAGCAAGCTGCTGAAAATTGGCAGCAGAGTCAGCAGTCACCAGATTTCCTGTTGCGAGGAGTGCGACTGGATGCGGCAGCAGAGCTGTATGTGAAGTACACAGACGAGCTATCGGCGGAAGTACAAGCCTTTGTTCAAGCAGGTTTATCGGCCCAAGAGCAGGAACAGAAACAGGCCAAACAGCAGCTGAGACAGGCGCAGGTTGCAGTGGGCGTTATTAGCTTGCTGGGAGCAGCAGCGACGGGACTGGCGGGCATGGCTTTTCTTCAGCGTCAGCAAACCCAGCTGAGTGAGATTCGGGCCTTAAATGCCTTGTCGGAATCCCAGTTGCGATCGCATCAGCAACTCGAAGCGCTTCTCACCAGTACCCAAGCTGCAAGACAGTTCCAAGGCCTTTGGGGTTGGGGTATTGATGGCAATACCTTAGGAGCGATACGCACCCAAACCGCCCTGACGTTAGGAGATGCGATCGCAAAAACCCAAGAAAGAAATCGCCTGGAAGGCCATACCCAACGAGTCACTTCCGTTAGCATTAGCTCATCGGGGCAGTGGATTGCATCGGGCAGTGATGATCAAACTGTGAGGATTTGGCAGGCGAATGGCAAGCGACTCCATACTCTGGAAATTGGCGAGAAAGTCAATGATGTTGCTTTTAGTCCTGACGATCAATCCATTGCAGTGATCACTACTCAGGGAACGGTGCAACGCTGGTCTCCCAAAACAGGGAAACAGCTTGCCAGCTTTACTGCCGCGTCTCATGGAACAGGCTTAGCCTTCCATCCCCAAGGCAACCAGCTGGCGACCGCAGGCCGAGAATCCGTGATTAAGCTCTGGGAGGCCAGTACAGGCAAGCCAGTGAAAACCTTGTCTGGGCATCAGGGTTGGGTCAATGCCGTTGCCTTTAATCCCACTGGCAATATCCTCGTGTCTGCCAGTGAAGATAAAACTGTACGGATTTGGGATGTGGCGCAGGGGCAAACGCTCCGCACATTGCCTCAACAGACCACTGCAGTCACCGATATCGCCATTAGTTCAGATGGTCAGACCATCGCCTCTTCTACAGAAGACGGCACAATTCAGTTATGGACCCTAACAGGCAAGCGACTGCGTACGTTTCAAACAGAGAATGTTGTTGTAACTAGCGTGGCCTTTAGCCCGGATGGCAACACCTTAGTCTCGACCCATGCCGATCACAGTCTCCGACTTTGGCAAGTGGAAACAGGTAAGCCCTTGTCAGTGCTGCAAGGGCATGGTGCTGCAACCCTAGATGCTGCCTTTCATCCCAATGGCAAAACTTTAGTCTCTGCCAGTGTTGATAAACAGGTCCGAGTTTGGGCCACACCCTCTATTTTTGAGGCTGTATCAATCATCCTGGCAATGGCCGTTAGTCCAGACCAACAGACCTTAGCGATAGCCAGTCTAGACGGCAAGATTCAGCTCTGGCGGTCCGATCCACAAGTGGGTAAGCTACCGTTCAAAAGCTTCAACGGCGATCTAAAGCCCGTTTATGCCCTCCGGTTTAGTGCCGATAGCCAACAGCTGGTATCAGGACATGACAAAGCGATTAGGGTGTGGGATATCCATGAGGGGACGGTGCAACGCACTCTCTCCGGCCATAGGGGCAAAATCAATAGTCTCGATTTCAGTCCGAATGGCAAAACCCTAGTATCGGGCAGTGATGACCAAACCATTCGCCTATGGGATGCGGCAACGGGAAAAACCGTCAAAACGATTCAGGCCCACGATGGCCCCGTGACGAGTGTTGATTTTGGACCTCGCTATCTAGCGTCGGGTAGTGATGACGAGACGGTGAAGCTGTGGCAGCTGGACGGCACTCCAGTCAAAACGTTGACGGGCCATGGCTTGGCGATCGCTCAAGTCCAGTTCAATTCTGCAGGTGATATTTTAGCGTCTGCTAGTTGGGACAATACGATCAAGCTATGGCAAGACAAGACGTTAGTACAAACCTTGACGGGCCATCAAAATGGGGTGATGAGTCTAGCATTTCTTCCCAATCAGCCAATTTTAATCTCAGGCAGTCCGGATCAGTCGGTTAAGGTTTGGCAGGTAGATCAGGGAACGTTGCTCAAGACGCTGGATAGGTTGGGTCCTGTGACGCGGGTCAATGTAAAGGATAAGCAAATATGGGTGGGCACAGGAGCGACACTCCAGAAGGCAAATATCGATCTGGACGTTTTATTAGAGAAGGGGTGTCGTCACCTCTCCAGCTATCTCACAACCACTGCTAATCTGCTGCCCTCGCAACGGCAGTGTTCCGAATGA
- a CDS encoding serine hydrolase, whose product MKYHTRLVVLLSLLITTSGMLMSPRGYANPQTSAPQTTPQTPQGKMLTRLFTSSVVLANWFTPTFLSQVAAPQVQTIINNMKQQLGPYQGVREDGTGFVVVFEKGIVPTRLVLNQQGLISGLLFQAPRAHPKPSQDPTSAFKALPGKVSLLVLENGTPKLSHNPDQPLAVGSTFKLAVLNVLKTQIAAKQTSWDAVVKLQPQLKSLPSGFLHTWPDNAALTVYSLAALMISQSDNTATDHLIKLVGKPALEKLSPRNTPFLMTREAFVLKNPSNVSLRDRYLATDTKQRQALLTDSAPLPSVSDLTSGVLSPEIEWFYTTTELCQLMASVADLPVTQINPGLARPQDWQTLSFKGGSEPGVLNFTTQMQSKDGKTYCVSATWNNNQPLEEAKFTALYSGLIDSLKSKPKEKPAATSN is encoded by the coding sequence ATGAAATATCACACTCGGTTGGTTGTATTGCTCAGTCTTTTGATCACGACATCAGGGATGTTGATGAGTCCTAGGGGATATGCCAACCCTCAAACTTCTGCCCCCCAGACCACTCCCCAAACGCCGCAAGGCAAAATGCTCACCCGCTTATTTACCAGTTCCGTGGTGTTGGCCAATTGGTTTACGCCCACTTTTTTGTCACAAGTGGCGGCTCCCCAGGTCCAGACCATTATTAACAATATGAAGCAGCAACTCGGTCCTTACCAAGGGGTGCGAGAGGATGGCACTGGTTTTGTGGTGGTGTTTGAAAAAGGCATCGTCCCCACCCGCTTGGTGCTCAATCAGCAAGGGTTGATTTCTGGATTACTGTTTCAAGCACCGCGAGCGCATCCTAAGCCCTCTCAGGATCCAACCTCTGCTTTTAAGGCGCTCCCCGGCAAAGTTAGCCTATTGGTGCTGGAAAATGGAACGCCCAAACTGTCCCACAACCCCGATCAGCCCCTCGCCGTTGGTTCTACCTTTAAACTGGCTGTGCTGAATGTGCTGAAGACGCAGATTGCTGCCAAGCAAACGTCTTGGGATGCGGTGGTGAAGCTACAGCCGCAGTTAAAAAGCTTACCGTCTGGGTTCTTGCACACCTGGCCCGACAATGCAGCCTTAACGGTGTATAGTCTGGCGGCTTTGATGATTTCTCAAAGTGATAACACTGCTACAGACCATCTGATTAAACTGGTGGGCAAACCCGCCTTGGAAAAACTTTCTCCGCGCAATACGCCGTTTCTGATGACACGAGAAGCGTTTGTGCTCAAGAATCCTAGCAATGTATCACTGCGCGATCGCTATCTTGCTACCGACACCAAACAGCGTCAAGCCCTGCTCACTGACTCGGCTCCACTCCCCTCCGTTTCAGATCTAACCTCAGGAGTCCTGTCCCCAGAGATTGAGTGGTTCTATACCACGACAGAACTCTGTCAACTCATGGCAAGCGTTGCCGACTTGCCCGTCACGCAAATTAATCCCGGTTTAGCCCGTCCCCAAGATTGGCAGACCCTTTCCTTTAAAGGGGGATCAGAGCCTGGAGTGCTTAATTTCACCACCCAGATGCAAAGCAAAGACGGCAAGACCTACTGCGTGTCTGCCACCTGGAACAACAACCAGCCCCTTGAAGAAGCGAAGTTTACGGCTCTATATAGCGGCTTAATCGACAGCCTTAAGTCTAAACCCAAAGAAAAACCAGCAGCGACCTCCAATTAG
- a CDS encoding FecR domain-containing protein, with protein sequence MSLQGKRWLSGIAVGSILSGLFIQPVLAGTNLTSAKVYDFDSQVQLEPVKQKSRLAKIGDVMVPMDILKTGSSAWAKLLFNEGTLFRIHANAKFFFVPNTRSFQLKHGLVLSMIQPGQGITTVITPTAKIVAFGTALTVRHDSTKNTTIVSALTEKPGRPIFVSNDNGAGQIRLKAGEQVEIKDNVVGPVQSFSLPAFYQACPMSRVLAPEQEQLVALEPTEVQTPLLVIREETAEAVASQSVTPASSSTELTKLCAPVAELPEEKKQRPNSGPRIGIGGCIPFLTCGTGRPNPRVPGQRP encoded by the coding sequence ATGAGCTTACAAGGGAAGAGATGGTTGTCTGGCATTGCAGTAGGCAGCATTCTCAGTGGGCTGTTCATTCAACCTGTCTTAGCAGGAACGAATTTAACCAGTGCCAAAGTCTATGACTTTGACTCCCAAGTGCAACTAGAGCCAGTTAAGCAAAAGTCTCGTCTTGCCAAAATCGGTGACGTGATGGTGCCGATGGATATTCTCAAAACGGGGTCTAGTGCTTGGGCCAAGCTGCTGTTTAATGAAGGCACCTTATTTAGGATTCATGCCAACGCCAAGTTCTTTTTTGTCCCGAATACTCGGAGCTTTCAGCTCAAGCATGGATTAGTCTTATCGATGATTCAGCCGGGACAGGGAATCACGACGGTGATTACGCCGACGGCCAAAATCGTGGCTTTTGGCACAGCCCTAACGGTTCGCCATGATTCCACTAAAAATACAACGATCGTTAGTGCTCTAACGGAGAAACCCGGTCGGCCTATCTTTGTCTCCAACGATAATGGCGCAGGACAAATTCGGCTGAAAGCCGGCGAACAAGTCGAAATTAAAGATAATGTGGTGGGTCCTGTCCAATCCTTTAGTCTGCCAGCCTTCTATCAGGCCTGTCCGATGAGTAGGGTATTAGCCCCTGAGCAAGAACAGCTAGTCGCCCTAGAACCGACGGAAGTGCAAACTCCCTTATTAGTTATTCGGGAGGAAACAGCGGAAGCTGTGGCAAGCCAATCTGTCACCCCTGCCTCCTCATCTACTGAACTGACTAAACTGTGCGCACCGGTTGCAGAATTACCGGAAGAGAAAAAACAGCGACCTAACAGTGGCCCTAGGATTGGCATTGGCGGTTGTATTCCTTTCCTCACCTGCGGAACAGGCAGACCCAATCCCCGCGTCCCTGGACAACGACCCTAA